The Candidatus Endomicrobium procryptotermitis genomic interval TTTCGTGAATATCAGAGGATACGATCCTTCTACAAATTCGAATGACGGACCTTCGGATAAAAGGTTTATACTTGCCACTGATATTGGAATTTTGGTCAAAAAAGATAGAAGCAATAAACACAATGTTTTTGTGATATCTATCAAAAGCGGTACTCCCGTGCCAAACGCAAAAGTCGAAATTTTGGGAAAAAATGGAATTCCGTTGTTAACGCAGTATACAAACGAGCGCGGCTGTGCGGTATTTAACAAAATAGAAGGATACGTAAACGAGCAACAACCCGTAGCTTATGTCGTCACAAATGGCAGTGACGTATCTTTTATGCCTTTCGCAAAATATGATAGAGCAGTAGATTATTCGAAATTTAATATAAGCGGAGAGTATTCTCCAGCCAGAGAAAAAGGAATGAAAGCTTTTATTTTTTCAGACAGAGGAATTTACAGACCCGGAGATGATATAAATCTTGGAGTTATTGTCAGAAATTTTGATTGGAGCTATATTTTTGGCATTCCGATAAAAATCTTAATGAGAGACCCTTACAATAAAACCGTTTTTGAAAAAACAGTAACCCTTAACAGCTCAGGCTTTATTGCCGTTGACGATATAAAAACGCAAAATGTTTTCCCTACCGGAACCTACACAATATACGCTTATTTGATTAAAGACAACAGCAGAGAATTTCTTCTAGGCAGCGAATCCGTAAGAATAGAAGAGTTTAGAACAGACGCTTTAAAAATAAACACTAAAATCATCGGTTCTTCTGGAGAGGGCTGGGCTTTTCCCGAACGTCTGAAAGCTATGGTCACGCTTAACAATTTTTTCGGCACCCCGGCACAAGACAGAATGGTTAAGTCCGAATATTCAGTAAATCCTACAGAGTTCAGATTTTCAAAATTTAAAGATTATAGATTTCCCGACCCGTACAAAATAAATTACAGAAATGCCATACAAAGCGTAAACGAAAGATTTCCGGATACTAAAAGCGATGAAAATGGAGAAGCTTTATATAATTTCGATTTATCAAAATATTCAGCAGGAACATATAATCTAATATTTTCGGCAGAAGGTTTTGAAGGCAGCAGCGGAAAAGGTGTATATGCGTATGACAGTATAAAAATTTCCCCTTACAAATATTTGCTCGGATTTAAATCGGATTCAAAACTTGGTTATTTAAATAAAGGCTCCTACGCAGCGCTTGACATTATAGCGGTGGACAACAACCTTAAAATAGTCGAACTTCAAAACTTGAAAGCAAGAATGTTGCAAATACAATATGTTTCGTCGCTTGTAAAACAAAATAACGGAGTTTATAAATATCAGACTGTAACAAAAGAAACTCTTGAGGAAGAAAAAGATTTCACTTTGTCCTCATCCGGTTCGAAAATAGCTCTTAATACTAAAAACCCGGGAAATTTTATTATGGAAGTTGTCGATGAAAATGGGAACAAAATTCTTTCAGTTCCATTTTTTGTCGCGGGAGCTTCAAATAGAAGTTATAGTATTGAGAAAGATGCAAATCTTATAGTAAATTTAAAAAACGACGACGTTGAACCCGGAAGTCAGATAACTTTAAATATTATCGCACCTTATGCCGGCGCAGGTCTGATAACAATAGAAAAAGATAAAATCTATGCTTATAAATGGTTTAAGACAGATTCAAACAGCACGGTGCAGACAATAATGCTCCCAGAGGATATTGAAGGAAATGGATACGTAAATGTATCTTTCATACGTTCTATAGATTCTAAAGAAATTTTTTCAAGCCCGCATAGCTATGCGGTTGTTCCGTTTAAAGTCAACCTTTCAAAAAGAACAATAAAAATAGACTTGGAGTCCCCTCAGTTGGTAAAACCTGCAGAAGAACTAGAAATTTCTTATAAAACTTCACAAAATTCAAAAATTATGATTTACGCTGTTGACGAGGGAATTCTTCAGGTAGCTCAGTATAAAACGCCAAAACCTCTAAATTATTTCTTTACTAAAAGCGCTCTTGAAATAGAAACTTTTCAAACCGTGGATTTAATTCTTCCCGATTACAAAGTCATAAGAGAAATATCTGCAATAGGTGGAGGCGAAGGATATGAGGAATTACTTGAAAAAAATCTAAACCCTTTTGCAAGAAAGCAGCATAAACCTGTAGTATTTTGGTCTAAAATGCTTGACGCAACTACGCAGTATCAAACTGTGAAATTTAAAGTTCCGGATTATTTTAATGGACAACTCAGAATCATGGCTGTTGCCGCAAACCCCGAACAACTCGGTTCTGCTGACAAAGAAGTTATCGTCAAATCTCCTGTTATAATTTCCCCGATAGCTCCTCTTGCCGCCATATCCGGCGATTCCTTTGAAGTCAGCGCTGCTGTGTCAAACAATATTGACGGTTCAGGTTCGGCTTCTCTTGAAGTATGGCTTGAAAGCAATGACAAATTTGAAATAAACGGAACCAATAAACAGACACTTGAAATAAAAGAAGGAAGTGAAAAGATCGTCAAATTCAATCTCGTGACAAATGATAAGCTAGGCTCCGGAGATTTAATTTTTAAAGCAAAATATAAAAATGATACATATAAAGCCAAAGTAAGTATCAGCGTAAGGCCGGCATATGCCTACAGGACATCAATCAAATCAGGAACATCCAAAAACAATAAAAGCAAAATAGATAATTTTGAAAGAAATTTATATGACGAATATGCCACAAGAGAAATATCCGTATCTCACAGCCCGCAGATAGTTTTTAAAACGCTTAAGCAATACTTCGAAAAATATCCTTACGGATGCACGGAGCAGATAATAAGCTGCGCTTTCCCGTTCCTTTTCAGCACTGTTTCCGACAGAAAAGGTTTTATAACACCGAAAGAACAGCAGGAACTTTTTGCAAACACTCTTTCGAAAATACGGCTCAGGCAGCTCAGTAATGGCGGTTTCTCATTATGGCCTGAATCTTCGCAGGCTCATGCATATGCCACGATCTATGCTTTACACTTTTTTACCGATGCTAAAGAACTTGGATATCCCGTGCCGCATGAAATTCTTTCAAGAGGAATGAACTGGCTTGAATATTTTGCTTCAGAAGTTCCGAACAGTCTTGAGAACGCCAGACTTAAAACTTACGCAAATTACATACTTACCAGAAACAATGTCATCACTACAAATAATCTTTTAAGAATCGAAGATTATTTGAATGCCGAATATAAAAAATGGAAAGAAGACATTGTTTCGGCTTATATGGCTTCGTGTTATTCCATGCTTAAAGATTTCAAAAAAGCCGATAGTCTTATAAAATCTTATAAGCCGGATGCAAAAGAGAAAT includes:
- a CDS encoding alpha-2-macroglobulin, coding for MKKRILQIVFVILFVLFAVSIFAVKKDYVYMPGISKIFAKPAKILRYLGIGNRKLYDEERDVYRDGNIYIYPPGITRVYTNSSGEATLAKPDPITFRFNSSSANIELIGKELDSISISPKFEGTWKWTNEYSLVFTPKNDWPANETYKIKLPKEIFNDKLNITNFTYEVTTPKFNVNLNDFRIYQNPQNPKIHQIQAVFNFSHSVGAKLFENNLRLTIDRIEVKTSITYDSLKRTAYVVSEPIKILKKDQTAIIELSSVKAATGGKAMENKLREVINIPSEEKFFRITDTKTIILRNDKEEPEQFLEIDFTTDVDVSEMEGKVELYLLPLRHPENNKNSSYEYEEEEEEGYYDDDGNYIEPQSTRRLSSYNWKFAEVTPEILSKSKKLDLQLMENSKMSDSVFLYKYFAPDLARRYVYVNIKEGIKSKIDFTIKKSYSNIMTSAAFPKDVKFLQNGAVLPLDGSKRLTFTTRGVNGIKVDISKVIPDQINHLISQTYGSFANPDFINRYDFNENNISQKFSKIIPLRISVTKANYSSIDMSEFLKSNYSSGLFFVNIRGYDPSTNSNDGPSDKRFILATDIGILVKKDRSNKHNVFVISIKSGTPVPNAKVEILGKNGIPLLTQYTNERGCAVFNKIEGYVNEQQPVAYVVTNGSDVSFMPFAKYDRAVDYSKFNISGEYSPAREKGMKAFIFSDRGIYRPGDDINLGVIVRNFDWSYIFGIPIKILMRDPYNKTVFEKTVTLNSSGFIAVDDIKTQNVFPTGTYTIYAYLIKDNSREFLLGSESVRIEEFRTDALKINTKIIGSSGEGWAFPERLKAMVTLNNFFGTPAQDRMVKSEYSVNPTEFRFSKFKDYRFPDPYKINYRNAIQSVNERFPDTKSDENGEALYNFDLSKYSAGTYNLIFSAEGFEGSSGKGVYAYDSIKISPYKYLLGFKSDSKLGYLNKGSYAALDIIAVDNNLKIVELQNLKARMLQIQYVSSLVKQNNGVYKYQTVTKETLEEEKDFTLSSSGSKIALNTKNPGNFIMEVVDENGNKILSVPFFVAGASNRSYSIEKDANLIVNLKNDDVEPGSQITLNIIAPYAGAGLITIEKDKIYAYKWFKTDSNSTVQTIMLPEDIEGNGYVNVSFIRSIDSKEIFSSPHSYAVVPFKVNLSKRTIKIDLESPQLVKPAEELEISYKTSQNSKIMIYAVDEGILQVAQYKTPKPLNYFFTKSALEIETFQTVDLILPDYKVIREISAIGGGEGYEELLEKNLNPFARKQHKPVVFWSKMLDATTQYQTVKFKVPDYFNGQLRIMAVAANPEQLGSADKEVIVKSPVIISPIAPLAAISGDSFEVSAAVSNNIDGSGSASLEVWLESNDKFEINGTNKQTLEIKEGSEKIVKFNLVTNDKLGSGDLIFKAKYKNDTYKAKVSISVRPAYAYRTSIKSGTSKNNKSKIDNFERNLYDEYATREISVSHSPQIVFKTLKQYFEKYPYGCTEQIISCAFPFLFSTVSDRKGFITPKEQQELFANTLSKIRLRQLSNGGFSLWPESSQAHAYATIYALHFFTDAKELGYPVPHEILSRGMNWLEYFASEVPNSLENARLKTYANYILTRNNVITTNNLLRIEDYLNAEYKKWKEDIVSAYMASCYSMLKDFKKADSLIKSYKPDAKEKFIFYSDYDSNSQRNAAYLYLCNKHFSDNLNADAQSIADGLITVLSEGKFNTISSASTLLALLSYSKSELGKDVNIKVSVKNKDGKERDLLLEPDPFPYSKFDSSVNAFTILSDKDLGKIYYGIVQQGFDRTEKDYAEGVEITREYLDSKGSVVDTANIGDELTARIRVRSKSKDYVSLAVVDLLPACFEIISGSQRGSYSSSDAREDRMIFYITAYKNVTELQYGIKVVTKGSFTVPGVFTAGLYDPEVSALAKQSKIEITQPND